The Phaeocystidibacter marisrubri genomic interval AAAGCTTTTGGAGATGGGCTGCTTGCCTGGAACTGAGCTTGAGGTGAAACACGTTGCTCCGTTTAATGGACCAATCTACTTCCGCATGGCAGATTATCATATTGCAATCCGTAGGGATCTAGCATCATTGATTCTGTTGGAAGATTCTGTAGAGC includes:
- a CDS encoding FeoA family protein, which produces MKFKSAADLRVGESGVIREFSLEDLPVKLLEMGCLPGTELEVKHVAPFNGPIYFRMADYHIAIRRDLASLILLEDSVEHVA